In a single window of the Methanolacinia paynteri genome:
- a CDS encoding DUF169 domain-containing protein gives MTDNDIRADFRTIAGRLASAFRLTARPLAVYGAENVPGEVLHLPEVNRCLAVSLYRMATDPKIPGIYIGPDSGEGCCGGGLSHTGFRPESEDVEYFVSTGRADIHNGAAEYLKKSPEITRNSFKALGKVTPPGKYLVVRPCETLPDPVPGVRSLCFFGNAEQIRNMAALVHFGREDPFSPVIVPWGPACSTVITYPGGLTENAPGDSAFMGPVDPTQNRVFPPETMAIGIPAKVIIEMAANLDDSFIIKRPGVAFPRRRA, from the coding sequence ATGACTGACAATGATATCCGTGCGGATTTCCGCACTATTGCAGGCAGGCTCGCTTCGGCGTTCCGCCTGACCGCACGGCCTCTTGCGGTATACGGTGCAGAGAATGTTCCCGGCGAGGTTCTCCACCTGCCTGAAGTAAACCGTTGTCTGGCAGTATCCTTATACCGGATGGCAACCGATCCGAAAATTCCCGGGATCTATATAGGGCCCGACTCCGGTGAAGGCTGCTGTGGAGGGGGACTATCCCATACGGGTTTCCGCCCCGAATCAGAAGACGTAGAATATTTCGTTTCAACGGGAAGAGCGGACATCCATAACGGGGCTGCCGAGTACCTCAAGAAAAGCCCGGAGATTACCAGAAATTCTTTCAAAGCGCTCGGGAAGGTAACCCCACCCGGAAAATACCTCGTCGTCCGGCCCTGCGAAACCCTTCCCGACCCGGTCCCCGGTGTTCGCTCACTCTGCTTTTTCGGAAACGCCGAGCAGATCCGGAACATGGCGGCACTCGTTCACTTCGGTCGCGAAGACCCCTTCTCACCCGTGATCGTCCCGTGGGGGCCCGCCTGCTCAACGGTAATAACGTACCCGGGAGGACTGACTGAGAATGCACCGGGAGATTCCGCATTCATGGGTCCGGTGGACCCGACCCAGAACCGGGTCTTTCCCCCGGAGACTATGGCAATCGGAATCCCTGCCAAAGTCATAATCGAAATGGCAGCAAATCTCGATGACTCGTTTATCATTAAACGGCCGGGAGTGGCTTTCCCGCGAAGAAGAGCATAA